One stretch of Gammaproteobacteria bacterium DNA includes these proteins:
- the rfbD gene encoding dTDP-4-dehydrorhamnose reductase, with amino-acid sequence MRKRVLITGANGQLGWELKKSAPADIDIIDLDSTALDIRNQVQVKKVINETFPDVVINGAAYTAVDKAEQEPELAYAVNAMGAGNLAVVAHALGVRLIHLSTDFVFDGRKSKPYLPDDLPNPLGVYGASKLEGERLVTDLTQGQALILRTSWVYSIHGQNFVKTMLELMREREKLSVISDQVGTPTWAKGLAQTIWRLVWLPQLHGIYCWTDAGVASWYDFAVAIQQEALRTRLLERTVAIRPIVSDGFQTAARRPAYSVLDKTKTYSDLNVDPIHWRTSLSQFFEDIKEQEN; translated from the coding sequence GGGCGCGAATGGTCAACTCGGGTGGGAATTAAAAAAGTCAGCACCTGCAGACATAGACATTATTGACTTGGATAGCACTGCTCTGGATATACGAAACCAAGTGCAAGTCAAAAAGGTAATCAATGAAACATTTCCCGATGTTGTAATCAATGGGGCAGCCTATACTGCTGTTGATAAAGCTGAGCAAGAACCAGAGCTTGCTTATGCTGTAAACGCTATGGGAGCAGGAAATCTGGCGGTGGTTGCGCATGCTCTAGGAGTGCGTCTTATCCATCTGTCAACGGACTTTGTGTTTGATGGCCGCAAGTCAAAACCCTATTTGCCAGATGATCTACCAAATCCACTTGGGGTCTATGGAGCAAGCAAACTTGAAGGTGAACGGCTTGTAACTGATCTGACACAGGGTCAAGCGTTAATTTTACGTACTTCGTGGGTTTATTCTATCCATGGCCAAAATTTTGTTAAAACCATGTTGGAGCTAATGCGTGAGCGTGAAAAACTAAGTGTCATTTCTGACCAAGTTGGAACTCCTACATGGGCGAAAGGGCTGGCACAAACCATCTGGCGATTAGTGTGGCTTCCACAGCTGCATGGTATTTATTGCTGGACGGATGCGGGTGTTGCGAGCTGGTATGACTTTGCTGTGGCTATACAGCAAGAAGCACTGAGAACTAGATTGCTTGAACGGACTGTAGCAATAAGACCAATAGTTAGTGATGGTTTTCAGACCGCAGCTAGGCGACCAGCTTATAGTGTACTAGATAAAACAAAAACATATTCTGATCTTAATGTCGACCCTATTCATTGGCGTACATCTTTAAGCCAATTTTTTGAAGATATTAAAGAACAGGAAAATTAA
- a CDS encoding flippase: MKSDSESPSQLVSGPRLAKNTLWNILGQGLPLLVGLGAIPFLIHGLGIDRFGVLTIAWMVIGYFSIFDFGLGRALTKLTAERLGAGNTKEIPELLWTALLLMGVLGIAGGLVVAGISHWLVYGVLNVPVELREETLYAFYLLALSIPLVIGTTGLRGILEAYQRFGLVNAVRIPLGLWTFLGPLIVLEFSESLYHIVSVLVVGRVIALVAHFGLCFYVVPALRNGIVIKRHLIVPLMSFGGWMTVSNTIGPIMVYMDRFLIGAIVSMAAVAYYTTPYEVVTKLWMIPIALVSVLFPAFSSTFVNDKVTAANLFDRGTKYIFIVMFPVILVVITFAYEGLELWLGLEFAINGFAILQWLAIGVFINSLARVPFALIQGAGRPDIIAITHLLELPLYLILLWWLLGLYGIEGAAAAWTIRIVADTVIFNLVTAKLLVESMPFIRKNALNAIYALAVLLVPVVISDLLLKSVFLIGVLFAFSFWSWKFLLCDHERDFVKKTVLLRKMG, encoded by the coding sequence ATGAAATCTGATTCAGAGAGTCCTTCCCAACTTGTTAGTGGGCCCCGCTTAGCTAAAAATACTCTGTGGAATATCCTTGGCCAAGGCTTGCCTTTATTGGTTGGCCTAGGTGCCATTCCTTTTTTAATCCATGGTTTAGGCATAGATCGTTTTGGTGTGCTTACCATTGCTTGGATGGTTATCGGGTATTTCAGCATTTTTGATTTTGGTCTTGGCAGAGCGCTGACTAAGTTAACAGCAGAAAGGCTGGGGGCTGGCAATACTAAAGAAATCCCTGAGCTTCTCTGGACTGCTTTATTATTGATGGGTGTGTTGGGTATTGCCGGCGGACTTGTGGTGGCAGGGATAAGCCATTGGTTAGTGTATGGCGTCCTAAATGTGCCGGTTGAGTTACGGGAGGAAACTCTTTATGCATTCTATCTTCTAGCATTGTCCATTCCATTGGTCATTGGGACAACTGGCCTAAGGGGAATACTTGAAGCCTATCAGCGATTTGGGTTGGTGAATGCAGTTCGTATTCCTCTGGGATTGTGGACTTTCTTAGGCCCACTAATAGTGCTGGAATTTTCTGAGAGCCTTTACCACATAGTTTCGGTATTAGTGGTAGGTCGAGTTATCGCGCTAGTAGCTCATTTTGGCCTGTGTTTTTATGTGGTACCAGCACTACGAAATGGTATCGTGATAAAAAGACATTTAATTGTCCCCCTCATGAGTTTTGGTGGCTGGATGACAGTGAGTAATACCATCGGGCCGATTATGGTTTATATGGATAGATTTCTTATCGGTGCGATTGTTTCCATGGCGGCAGTTGCTTACTATACAACACCATATGAAGTTGTCACAAAGCTATGGATGATTCCCATAGCTCTAGTTAGTGTACTTTTCCCTGCATTTTCATCCACCTTTGTAAACGATAAAGTTACTGCGGCAAATCTATTTGATCGTGGAACAAAATATATTTTTATCGTCATGTTTCCGGTAATTCTTGTAGTTATCACTTTTGCATATGAAGGCCTGGAGCTTTGGTTGGGTTTAGAGTTTGCTATTAATGGCTTTGCCATTCTTCAGTGGCTAGCCATAGGTGTTTTTATTAATAGTCTGGCCCGAGTACCTTTTGCCTTAATTCAAGGAGCTGGTCGCCCAGATATTATTGCTATAACTCATTTGTTAGAATTACCGTTATATTTGATTTTGTTATGGTGGTTGTTAGGGCTATATGGAATAGAAGGAGCGGCGGCTGCCTGGACAATTCGAATTGTTGCTGACACCGTGATTTTTAACCTCGTGACAGCTAAGTTATTGGTGGAATCAATGCCGTTTATTAGAAAAAATGCTCTCAATGCTATCTATGCATTGGCTGTTCTATTAGTTCCTGTGGTTATTTCAGATTTACTGCTAAAGTCTGTATTTCTAATAGGGGTATTATTTGCATTTTCTTTTTGGAGTTGGAAGTTCCTGTTGTGCGATCATGAGCGGGATTTTGTTAAGAAGACAGTACTCCTCAGGAAAATGGGTTAG